One genomic segment of Clostridia bacterium includes these proteins:
- the mreD gene encoding rod shape-determining protein MreD, producing the protein MRKLLAPLCLFAALVVQAAVFPVLLPGWILPDLVFCVAALTSIIGGFGPGLAAAAVGGLLQDAVTGVFIGANAGADMAAAAIIGFAEPKLFKENLITPAVMVGLGTIVRELVYLFLAGSFGARIFLARAALEVIPWMIALNCCVSALLYRWVYLAPRERARSIMM; encoded by the coding sequence ATGAGGAAGCTCCTGGCGCCGCTTTGCCTTTTCGCAGCGCTTGTGGTGCAGGCAGCCGTGTTTCCAGTGCTGCTTCCCGGCTGGATCCTGCCTGACCTGGTTTTCTGTGTTGCTGCTCTCACATCGATCATAGGAGGATTCGGCCCTGGGCTCGCTGCGGCGGCCGTTGGCGGGCTCTTGCAGGACGCAGTGACCGGCGTGTTCATAGGGGCTAATGCTGGCGCCGACATGGCTGCAGCGGCAATCATCGGCTTCGCTGAACCCAAGCTATTCAAGGAGAACCTGATCACCCCGGCAGTGATGGTCGGGTTGGGGACAATCGTGAGGGAGTTGGTGTATCTGTTCCTCGCGGGCTCGTTCGGGGCGAGGATCTTCCTTGCTCGCGCGGCCCTGGAGGTAATTCCGTGGATGATCGCACTCAATTGCTGTGTGAGTGCCTTGCTGTACCGCTGGGTCTATCTTGCGCCCCGTGAACGGGCGCGTTCGATTATGATGTAG
- the mreC gene encoding rod shape-determining protein MreC, whose amino-acid sequence MNQFFTNRRAIVTAVCVVVLVLLVYSTSRDRARLSVAEQVAREVFAPVAKVATKASRAVSSWVSFVVSVRSMKRENDELRAEVDRLRLSAIYSEEAMLENQRLASLLNLKMMLRGRSEAARVAYRDPGNWLESVVIDKGSANGVVNALAAVNDRGVVGRVVSATSHTATVMLAIDARSAIGGLDLRSRDLVVADGLGDGSGLMTIRPLGVESDLQVGDVIITSGLGGVYPKGYVVGDIISVERGKYGVSMVALARPRVDFQHLEEMLILVDSAEGVAK is encoded by the coding sequence TTGAATCAGTTCTTCACGAACAGGCGCGCTATTGTTACAGCAGTATGTGTAGTCGTTCTGGTGCTGCTTGTGTACTCTACTTCCCGTGACCGTGCAAGGCTGTCAGTGGCTGAGCAGGTTGCGAGGGAGGTGTTCGCCCCGGTTGCGAAGGTTGCGACAAAGGCGAGCAGGGCGGTTTCGTCGTGGGTTTCATTTGTCGTTTCTGTAAGAAGCATGAAACGGGAAAACGATGAACTCCGCGCTGAGGTGGACAGGCTGCGCCTATCTGCCATATATTCCGAGGAGGCCATGCTCGAAAACCAGCGACTAGCCTCGCTGCTGAATCTCAAAATGATGCTTCGGGGGCGCTCAGAGGCTGCTAGGGTCGCCTATAGGGATCCAGGGAACTGGCTTGAGTCGGTGGTTATCGATAAGGGATCAGCAAATGGAGTTGTGAACGCACTGGCGGCGGTGAATGACCGAGGAGTGGTTGGCAGAGTGGTCTCGGCCACTTCACATACTGCAACTGTGATGCTGGCGATCGACGCAAGGAGCGCCATCGGCGGGCTGGATCTGAGATCGAGGGACCTGGTGGTGGCTGATGGGCTTGGCGATGGCTCAGGCCTTATGACCATTCGCCCTCTGGGGGTGGAATCTGATCTGCAGGTCGGCGATGTGATTATCACATCCGGCCTCGGTGGTGTTTACCCAAAGGGCTATGTCGTTGGGGATATCATCTCTGTTGAGCGCGGGAAATACGGCGTATCGATGGTGGCGTTGGCAAGGCCGAGAGTCGACTTCCAGCATCTTGAGGAGATGCTCATACTCGTGGATTCCGCTGAAGGGGTGGCAAAGTGA